One part of the Lycium ferocissimum isolate CSIRO_LF1 chromosome 8, AGI_CSIRO_Lferr_CH_V1, whole genome shotgun sequence genome encodes these proteins:
- the LOC132068688 gene encoding cytochrome b561 and DOMON domain-containing protein At4g17280-like: protein MDNKLLSSMFFSSILLTLATSSYAQECLSHQFRSNSVFSTCNPLPVLNSFLHWTYHPDNHTVDLAYRHGNVANSDWVAWALNLGGQGMVGAQCLVAFRNSSGQIHAYTSPISAYSTQLSEGPLNFRVPRISAEFVNNEMIIFATLELPTGRTSFNQVWQNGPVSQGALQVHSQTGDNMRSTGTVDFVSGQTSGGGGISAGSRQRRRNTHGVLNAISWGVMMPMGAIFARYLKTFKSANPAWFYLHAACQTAAYAVGVAGWGTGLKLGSDSAGITYTTHRNIGITLFCLGTLQVFALLLRPKPDHKYRLYWNIYHHATGYTVIILSIINVFEGFDALNGQKNWKRAYIGVIICLGAIAVLLEAITWFIVIKRKKTTAVSDKYPQGNGTNAVNAYA, encoded by the exons atggataataAGCTCTTATCAAGTATGTTTTTTTCATCAATCTTGTTAACTCTAGCTACTTCTTCTTATGCTCAAGAGTGCTTAAGTCATCAATTCAGGAGCAACAGTGTTTTTTCCACTTGCAACCCTCTTCCTGTACTAAACTCTTTCCTTCACTGGACCTACCACCCTGATAACCACACAGTTGATCTTGCTTATAGACATGGTAACGTGGCAAACAGTGATTGGGTAGCTTGGGCTTTAAATCTTGGTGGTCAAGGTATGGTAGGTGCTCAGTGTTTGGTTGCTTTTAGAAATTCTAGTGGGCAAATTCATGCATACACTTCGCCAATTTCAGCATACAGTACTCAGCTGAGTGAGGGTCCATTGAACTTTAGAGTTCCAAGAATTTCAGCAGAGTTTGTAAATAATGAGATGATTATCTTTGCAACTTTGGAGCTACCTACTGGGAGGACTAGTTTTAATCAGGTATGGCAAAACGGTCCAGTTTCTCAGGGAGCTTTACAAGTACATAGTCAGACTGGTGATAATATGAGGAGTACTGGAACTGTGGATTTTGTTAGTGGTCAGACCTCAGGGGGTGGAGGTATATCAGCAGGTTCTAGACAACGTCGAAGAAAC ACTCATGGAGTGCTGAATGCAATTAGTTGGGGAGTTATGATGCCTATGGGTGCCATATTTGCAAGGTACTTGAAAACATTCAAGTCAGCAAATCCAGCTTGGTTTTATCTACATGCTGCTTGCCAAACTGCTGCTTATGCTGTTGGTGTTGCTGGATGGGGCACTGGTCTCAAGCTTGGTAGTGATTCTGCTGGAATTACATACACCACTCATAGAAACATTGGTATCACTCTGTTCTGCCTTGGAACTCTTCAG GTTTTTGCTTTGCTTTTGAGACCAAAGCCAGACCACAAGTACAGACTTTACTGGAacatttaccaccatgctactgGATACACTGTTATCATTCTTAGCATCATCAATGTGTTTGAGGGATTTGATGCATTAAATGGACAGAAGAACTGGAAGAGAGCTTACATTGGAGTGATAATATGCTTGGGTGCCATTGCAGTTTTATTGGAAGCTATTACTTGGTTCATTgtcattaaaaggaaaaaaacaacaGCAGTTTCTGATAAGTATCCTCAGGGTAATGGGACTAATGCTGTTAATGCATATGCCTAG